From the Chanos chanos chromosome 7, fChaCha1.1, whole genome shotgun sequence genome, the window AGAAAAATACAGAATCCTCTGGGCAGGTCAGAAACTTCTAGAGGCAAAACAACTTCAAGGAGGCTCCTCTGTCTGATTATAAAGGCCGATGGAATGCCGTCACCCGGATCCGACACGTTCATATTCAGGCCAGGGACGTTACCAAGGGAGACCGTATTTGACAATGCAGAGACTGACCTTGTCAGTCAGCACCTTAAAATACATAATCCAGCAAGCTTTGACAGACATGTTAAAGACTGTCCACAAAGCATATAAAAGAAATtgcacaaaacactgaaatttgagaactgaaaaaaaaaaaagatctttgggTTTGCAGTGCTTTCTTTGTGGGAAGCCAAGCCACTGCCGACCACtacagatatttgtgttttaaaattagATGAGACTAAAGAAGTTACATGGTGTGGAGTGATCAGAGGTACTATGTGGTAGATGTATCTTACTGCTGAGAGTCATGTGAGTGCCCCGCAAAAGGTGTCACTTAACACATGTATTCATCCGCATTCATCAGAAACACTTCAATCTTCATGTCACTATTACAGTCAAACGGGTTTATAAGCAGTTTCGGCCCACCCTCAGTCTACACACTTCCGTATGCCTATAATAGACAAAAGGAACTCCAGAGAGCTCTTGTCTTTGTTGAGTGAACAGTAGTGCCAACTTCCTGATCTCTGATCCCAAATATGGTCAAACTGGTCTAAAGTGCCCCctgttgattaaaaaaatattgtcaaATCGGTGATATCAGTCTTAAACATCTCAAAATAATTGCTCAGGAACAGTGTCGGTAGTTACTCAAAGAAACTAAACCATTATTACAGATTACTAATATCTTCTCTATAATTGTAATGCGATTGCTTTACTCATCCCTTCCCGGAAAAAAGTAATCACATTACTTTGtactttatttttcagttacTCTCTTCAAATTTACAAAATGTATAGTACATAGATGACATCCAATAGTCCTTTCAGTACTTTATTAATGGTTTTTTACCACACAGTAAGTAACCATTCATGAGTTAAGTaatgactcactcactctcaaaaCATATCTATCAGCAAGTAAAATTTCTTAGTTAGGAAAAGAATTGCCACAAAAGTATGTATTCacaactaaaaataaaacacaagagGCCGGTCAAGCAGCTCGCCAATATAGAAACTACAACCAGAAAGGCCTTTCAATGAAAATCGAACGCATCATGCCAAAACCATTGCTAGGGCTGACATCATTTTGCTTATTCATGTCTGAAGTAGTAGTTACATCTCATGTATAAAATTGTTTCAGCTCGTTTGCTGGAAAGCCTGTTTTGTCTTTAGGGTCAGCACAAGACTACGTAGGCTGAAATATCCGATGACTGAACTGGAGTGATGACGTACTGATGTGTTCAAACTTAAGAGAGAAGAACGATTCGTTTAAGCAGactttgacaaacattttgtcaATTGTTCTTAATAAGAAATACGCCCGAAAAACGCGTAGAAGCTGTGCTACGACAGCTTTTACAtgctccttttctcctcaggtTAACTTGTATGAGTATCCTTCCCAAGGTGAAATCCCACTATTGAAGTTGCTTTGTACCTATTTGCCCTATCACTGTTTAGGAATGCTTATGTACAAGCTGTTTCCACACCTGTACCTTTCATGCGTCAGACAAATTAAAGATGTGATTAAGAACGTACACCGATTATATCTTACGAATAAAATGTACCGTGAACTGGTATGTTTCATACAGTTTGGTTGCTGGTGTAATACCTGTCCATCCAGTCGTGGGGCCTTACTTATTAGTTAAGCGTagttttttggtgttgttgttgttgtggaaTGTCTCCCCCTTGTGTACCCAATCAGAAACTCATTAATCTCTGCTTTGCAGCAGTGTGGCAGCAGTGAAGGACACGAATCGGTTTCCGGCAGTCGGGCTGCTTTACAACCAGTGGAGGAAGATGAGGGGGAAGATGTCTGAGTCGCATGTTGAGGCGGGAAACGAGATGccggccaaaaaacaaaaactgagcagCGATGAGAATAGTAACCCCGATCTTTCTGGAGACGAAAATGTAGGTAAACCACCGGGGTAATAATTTTGCCCGTTATCACGCACCAGAATGTCGGACTGCTGTGCTGATGTTGCTCCATCCATTGTTGCTGTTTGAGTATTGAAAGTTGTCATCGGGCGAACGTGGCTCATTGTATTCGATGAAGGCTGCATTATATTACCTGTTTGCCTCTAAACAGCTCCTAGTAGAATATTATTCATTAGGCCTTAATCATGCAAGTCATATATGTATTGACAGCCCGTGTGCTTTATTTGGATTGTGCAGAGTCGGTATGTTTTATTGGCTGGCCTGTTAACAGTTGGGTCAAGTTTCCGGTGTGCTGTATTCGCTGTTACACTATCTACACGGCACTAAATAGTTGTCAATATAAACCGAAAGGTCAAAACGCTAACTGGTTATGTTTTGGGTAGTTTGTTAGCCATTAAGTGCAACCGATTTCGAAAATGCCCAGGCGCAAGGTTGTGTCAGCATTGTCACGTCTGCATGGTACGGAGGTGATGCCGAAGCCTTGGTTAAACAAAACCATAACTTAAAGTGATTTATAATGAGAAACTGTAAAAGGCACAATGTAGAGATTACCaaacctttgttttgtttggtaaatgaataaataaataaataagcctTTCCAGTATTTTTGCGTGtatcaagttttattgtcattgtcatcagtttcctttttttttggaaactaaCACCAGTTTACAAGTCCTAGAATTCTCCAGCACCAGAAATCTGAATAGTAATACAaatcaaaaactaaattaatCTGACGTGATCTTTTGCGTTGTCAGGACGACGCCGTCAGCATTGAGAGCGGCACAAACGCAGAGCGTCCAGATACCCCGACCAACACAGCTAATGTCCCGGGCAGAAAAAGCTGGGGCAAGGGCAAGTGGAAGTCTAAGAAGTGCAAATACTCTTTCAAATGTGTCAATAGCTTGAGGGTGAGAGAGCATTATTAATAGATACTATTATCTTTAAAATGACTCCTTAACCAATCCTCAGTACTAATAGTTGTATGACCACTATCTGTGAGATGTTATGAGGTCCAGCGGAAATGATTTaggtttatatctgtgtgtatttcgACTGTAAGGAGGATCATGGGCAGCCTTTGTTTGGAGTCCAGTTTAACTGGCACAGTAAGGAAGGTGACCCGCTGGTGTTTGCCACAGTAGGGAGCAACAGAGTGAGTAACTGCAACCTCTGatacaacagaaacaaaactgttaGTCATACCACTGACTgtcatgttgttgttgctgatgcaTGTTCCTTGTCTCCTTAGGTTACCCTGTATGAGTGTCACTCCCAGGGTGAAATCCGGCTGTTGCAGTCATACGTGGATGCAGATGTATCCTCCTAAATATATAtcattaatatattattattatgatgcaAGTAGCCTAAATATTCTCCTTTAAGTAAAACTTTTGGAATAAGATGGGCAACAGGGCAAAGGTTTGGGGAATCAGAATATTTTAGCTGTAGATTTTGACCATATTTGGTTTTATGACATAATTAGGAGTTGTGCCTTGTGGTTAAATGGACAGCGTTTTCCCTGACCACAGACTTGACCAGGCAGATGAGAACTTTTATACCTGTGCGTGGACCTTCGACACAAGCACTAGTCACCCTCTCCTGGCCGTGGCTGGATCTCGTGGCATCATTCGCATCATCAATCACATCACTATGCAGTGCATCAAGGTGGGCCTTCTGTCACTAAGAATAACTTGGCTGTAAGATAACATCTCTTATAGTACACATTGCTTATACATATCCAGCTCATAGAAGTTCAATCGTGTCATCATATAaacttaaatataaatttataaaatttaaaaatgaagcaCTGCCCCACTGCCCTATGATAATATATCTGACCATTTTTATTCTTTACCTTGTATTATGTATAGAGAGCAGTATCAGTAGTATCTTTTGATTTGTATTGGGCTGATATCAGAAAACGTGCTATGccataaagggtttttttttttttggtggattTTACGCTTTTACCGTGATTTCTTTTGTCCACAGCATTACGTAGGACATGGTAACGCCATCAACGAACTCAAGTTTCACCCTCGCGATCCCAACCTACTGCTGTCAGTCAGTAAAGGTAAGGCACAGTCACTTAAACAGGAGTTACTGTTCACGTTCACGTTCACATTCGACCTCGAAGAGAGCTAACTGTCGTGATTTCCTCAGATCACGCCCTGCGTCTGTGGAATATTCAGACCGACACGCTGGTGGCGATATTCGGAGGTGTGGAGGGGCACAGGGACGAGGTGTTGAGCGCGGTGAGTGCAGAGATGTGTCGGCTGTGAAGAGAGGTTTTGGaacgtgttaaaaaaaaaaaaaacgactcagAAGTAAGAAAAGCCATTAGTATCTTCTGATCACTGCAACATTTTGAAAccctgtgggggtttttttttgcgtaGACTCTGTGAGCTTGTGTTGATCTGGTCTGGCCCTTAGATGTATTTGAAATATAAAGAACACTCTATGCAAATATACTGATGCGCcagaaagtgtgtgttcagttataCTGTGTGAATTATTCAGTCAGAAATATAGTTCACCTCTGCCATCTGTTGAGAGTTTATTCTTGTGATTGCGTTAGTAAGAATGGAGATGGATAAGGGTTTGTAGATGGAGTCATGTGACGTGGGCGACTAAGTGGTCATGGTTTTTGTTCTCTGCAGGATTTTGATCTTCTCGGGGAGAAGATCATGTCCTGTGGTATGGACCACTCTCTGAAACTGTGGAGGATCAACTCAGAGAGAATGCAGAAAGCCATCCGAGCCTCTTACGAATACAACCCCAGTAAGACCAACAGGTCAGCCAAGAACATCTCCAAGTAGTTCTTTCcaattctgttaaaaaattTCTAAATAGTTGGTAGATAAtatcaaaaatgtcaaaaggaATATGATGTCATAGGAGTATCTGAGGACAAGGTAGACTTTGTCCTAAGGAGagattcgtgtgtgtgtgtgtaaatgagtgaatgtgtatgaaagACATTGGTGGTGATGCACCAAAAAAGTAAACaggaataaatattttaattgctGAAAATGGCTTGTTTAGAATGCAGATCTTCATCTATTCATATAATGttgtaaataacaaaatacatgttgaaacttaaaaaaaaaaaaaaagaaaaaaaaaccccacacgtTGTTCATTTTTCAGGGCTTTTGTGTCTCAGAAGATCCATTTCCCTGATTTCTCAACAAGAGACATCCACCGAAACTATGTGGACTGTGTGCGTTGGCTTGGTGATCTAATTCTTTCCAAGGTAAAGTGAGGGTCAAGCCAAAGACCCTCCAATATGTGTCACCCCATTGGCTTAcaatgactatttttttttttttttttttttggatgatttAACATCCCCTTCTATCttgtatctttttctttttctcagtcatgTGAAAATGCTATCGTTTGCTGGAAACCAGGAAAGATGGAGGATGACATTGACCACATCAAACCCAACGAGTCAAACGTGACCATCCTCGGTCGTTTTGACTACAGCCAGTGTGACATCTGGTACATGCGCTTTTCCATGGACTTCTGGCAGAAGGTATTTCCGTAGTGTTGGCATATCTTTACATccaagggggaggggggaaaaaaagcattcatgAGTATGTTTAAGGTCTCGACTCACTTTATGCTGTGGATGGTTGTCagtagattgtgtgtgtgattacgtGTTCTTCCTCTTACAGATGCTAGCTTTAGGGAACCAAGTGGGTAAGCTTTACGTTTGGGACTTAGAGGTTGAAGATCCTCACAAAGCCAAGTAAGATTCTGCCCGATTCATTTTATTGCTCCGTATCTCTGCCTGTTCTAACGTTCACACTCCACTCTCTCCTGATtcactcaaagacacacacagctgtgtatatCAAAGCCTCTTCTcgttgtccctctctctccctttggcaGCTTGagacacattagacacattACCCTGAAGACCAACACAGACATTTAAGTAAAAGTATTCACAGTCAGTGTATACACAGAACTTTCCACCCAATGCGATTTTTGTTTATGGAATTTGATTTTTTATaaaatgtctccctctgttcaCTGAAGTTCACCTATAAGGCTGTTTTCTTAAACTCATTCAGAACTGAAATCTGACTTGTCCCACGCCTGATCTTTCCTAAACTAAAACGCAGCGGTAAAATACAATTTCTACAAGGTTCAAATCGTATTAAGACAAATCTGTGCAGTTGTGcctgttttttgtgttcttcttaACTGAGCGAAATTCatgacaaaacatttatttgaatgttttctctcttttccataaGGTGTACTACCCTCACCGTCCCCAAATGCACCTCAGCAATTAGACAGACCAGCTTCAGTCGGGACAGCAGTATATTAATTGCCGTTTGTGACGATGCCTCGATATGGCGTTGGGACCGTCTACGCTGATTGGTTAATGAACCTGGCAGATTATAACTGACTGGTGGTTGAAAGTCCTTGTGACTGAGGGACCTATTTTTTGGATGCACGGATCCAGAAATCTTAGGCCACCGAGGCCTCTTACCATGAATTTGTCTGCCctctgcttttgtgtgtcttctctttttgtcgtgcgtttttttttttttttttccctttttctttctggctTTAATAAAAACTATTTTTCtaaccaaactctctctctctttttcatacacAGATAATATTTATCTGTCCTGCATCACATACACAAGACTAAGATGATACGACTAGTAAAAGTACTTGTGATCAGCGTTTGATTTAATagcattttttccatttgaaatgcAAGGAAGTGACTACATATTGCACATGTAAATGTTCCAAATAAATGGGAAGCTATGAATCTTAGAAATAACACCtgttggagaaaaagaaaggctgaAAATAACTTGGGTGCGCTTTAGCAGTAAGGGCGTGGTATGAGAAAACACGCCTCTATATGACGTTTGGAGCAGACAGCAGCTCTTACACTTCAGCTTGTTGTGGAGCGATCGTTTGAACAGACATCGCATATGTACCCTCCGGAAACTAAGaggttattgttgttattattactgttgatCATCAATGGCATACCCATGAATGCACCTATGATTGGAGCAAGTTTAAATGTACTGAAATGTAAACTGTAGTATTTTCTTTCCGGGTCAAATGGGTTGAGCCAACGCTTTATCCTATCAGCGAATTGCTCTGGCTAACCAGCCCTAGAAGTTTCTAGCAGCATCAAAATATGCATTGTCGATGGGGACATGTGATAGACCCAAGCAGCTGAAATCTGCTGAATGTCTGAGCCAGACTGGTTGAATGTCGTGAACTATGCTGAAGTGCTTTGAATATTTTAGCTTTCATTTTTCCAGTGCGAGATAAGGTCTCTTGCTTGCTAACATTAGCGAGCAAACACAGTTAATAAGTGGTCATGTTCGGATGTATAGTCGCAGGTAGATTGGTAAGAAACCCAGCTAACTGACTTGTCGTTGATCGCTTGTCGTTGATCACTGTGTAATTAAGTATATTTATAATAGTTTAACGTGAATTCTAGCTACGCTTGTCCGTGAAATTTGTGTTTCGATTTGTATTTAAGATATGCAACGGGAGTTTCTTTTACTGATGCATCATAATAGATCATTTTTCGGTCAAATAACGTGAACAGTATGTGTTTCTGGCTCGCTAAATTAACGTTATTAACTGCGATATTCTTATCACTCAAAAGGAGCCATTGATATCTGAATTCTAGATCTTTATTACTAAACCTGTTAAACCATTGTTTAATTGACATTAGCTTTCACCACCTTCAAAAACCCAAATTAGTGTATATTAGGTACGGTCTTGATTGACACTACATTGACCTGACGGATATGCATAATGTGCCCTTTTGTTCAAACGCCAAactttatatgtatgtatacacatacacacactgcctcgTCAATTTACCTGTGCCCCCCTCTCGCCGACTTCAGGTGCAGACAGACGCTCAGCAGGTCGCCAACgacaaatttgtttttaacCTGCCAGACTATGAAAACGTCAATCACGTGGTGGTCTTCATGTTGGGAACCGTGCCTTTTCCCGCGGGCATGGGCGGCGctgtctatttctctttccCAGACCCCAACGTTGGCCAAGTGTGGCAGCTCTTGGGCTTTATAACCAATGAAAAGCCAAGTGCCATATTCAAAATCTCGGGCTTGAAAGCCGGTGCGTTTTTTCGTAGTAACAGCAGGTATTGGTGAAatactttgtttatttgtttgtttgttttttatttataatgacTGGTGAATCCCAATGGTCCCCTCCCCCAGGTGAGGGTGGGGCTCACCCCTTTGGTATGATGGCTGCCCCCCAGGCTCCATCAGTTGCACAGGTGGGCGTGTCCGTGGAGTCTTTAGATCAGCTAGCACAACAGACGCCTGTATCCAGCGCAGCTGTCTCTACAATGGACTCCttcacacaggtaaaaaaaagaaagaaagttagagagaaaggaaaggaaaatgtttttaagaTCCGGTGGTTGAAACTGACATGTCCTTGAATGTATCTTTTTACAGTTCACGCAGAAGATGCTGGAGAGCTTGTATAACTTCACCTCCTCCTTTGCACTTTCCCAGGCACAAATGACGCCAAACCCTTCAGAGATGTTTGTCCCTGCTAGTTCTATCCTCAAATGGTGAACAACCTACCTTTAACTCACACTTATTCTAATATTGCATCTTAATGCTGTACTGAAATAGATTGTCATGCTCACAGATGGCTCGGTCCGTTTTTCTGCCtcttgtgtttaatatgagttttattacatatttacaaTGCCATGTTGTTATTCTGATTGGAGTGAAATCATAATCCTCTACACAAGCATATTTATTCCTGGACACAGGTCTGCCCTACTGCTTTTCAATCCGTTTTACCTCTCTACATATATTTTTCCCAACAGTATTAATCTGTTTAGATCCGTTATGTCAACCTGTTTTAAGTTATTACTTCGCCGGAACAAAACGTGACCAGTTAAGGGTCACCAGGAAAGGAGTACAGCCGGCCCTCCTTATCAGCGGGTTCCGCATGCGCGGATGTAACCAACCGCGGATCGAAAATATTCGGGGGAAAAATCCAGACAGTTCCAGAAAGGAAAACTTGAATTTGCCGCGCGCCGAGCACTACGCTGAATCCACACGAATAAAGCAGTTGTAGGCATACCCTGCTGTAGACTACTGCAGTTTCAAAGATCCTTAGTGTCTCTCCAGCAATGTTTCAGCATTTGTTCGTCTCGTTTGTTCGCTAATTGGTCTTAAATCatttatgttttctctgtttataaTCATATTTTCCGCATGTACTTGTATTTCAAACATTCTGTCTTTTATTCTACGCATTTCTCTTTCACGTCATTAAGCGAAAGCAATCtgtaagtgttgaaagaaagaaaatgttacgttgTTGCTGACGTGCATGTACTATGTAGTTATGCCTACGATGGTTGCGTCTGACTATTTACATTGCATTAACATTGTATtaggtattataagtaatcgatagatgatttaaagtatacggGAGGATGTGCGTAGGTTATATGCAAATGCTACGCTATTTTATATAAGGGAATTGAGCATCCGCGGGAAatcctggaaccaatccccgCGGATACGGAGGGCTGCAGACTATACATTTTTTGACGTGTGACCTGAATTATTAAATTCTGAGagtcaataaaacacacataggcacacaggATAGTATACATTCAGAAACTGTTCTTGTACCAATGATAAGTTTGAATTTTTGTGCTCTTTTCCTCCCATACCAGGTATGAGAACTTCCAGAGACGAATGGCACAGAATCCAAATTTCTGGAAGACATGAAACTGCTTTTTGTGTGACGGAAACAACAAAATGGCTGAGAGTTACCAcaaccaaaaaggaaaaatgtacaaattcacagaaaaaaaaaagaatgaagacatacctttgttttacagtgtcagTTGTTACACGAAAGTCATCCTGACAAAATGATCAATAAATTTTTTTGTAGTCCTGTTCTACCAGCAGGTAAATAAGATTGCCCTGTATGTCTCCTTTTTCCACCAGTAGCATTTTCTGTGATGTCATATTATTTATATTGATCTGTCATTCATCTAAGCATCTTTATGCATAGTCTTGATATGAAATCAAAGCTCCATGTGAGACATTGTCAGTGTGCTTTGACCCTAATTGGGATTTGTCATCTGATGTATGTGCCAGATACTCTTTGTGTGCCACCATAGTGTATCCATACATAATACTCTTATCAAAGATGAAGGGAAAGAGGATAGTGATGGGTCCAGGACTTGCCATCTGTTTTGCGTGAGTTTGGCTTCCGCTGATGCACACAATGAATGTCCAATGTGTGTGGTTTACAAGTGAGCGGCATCAGACTTTGAGAGGCATCACTGATGCATAACTTCGGATCTCAGCcagtggcctaatggttagagaagcaggcttgtgactAAACGGTcactggtttgattcccaggacttGCAGGCAAACATCCACGGCTGTAGTGCACTTGGATAAGGCACTTATTGCCCCTGTgtctagtggttgtgtgtgctcactactggtgtgtatggatgggttAGATGCCaagttcactctgtgtgtgagtgtgtaatcaCAGTGATTTAATCTAATCTTTAATCCCGGTGTATTGTTTCAGGTCATTTATTGTGCATGCAGACAGTGAATTAAATGTTTGCATACTCTTGCCAGTTGGTTTGATCATGGGGTCTCTAACAACCCCTGAGGACTCCACATGAGTAGAATGTGTTCTTGCGAGAGTTGGGAGGCATCAGAAATTTGATTTGCATTGGATCTGTGCATGTCCACAGTTTGTTTCAGGTGAGTGCTAAGATTATGAAGAAATTATATACATTTCCATATTTGCATagaggaaataaaatgaatatgacTTAGAGGGGAGAATCTAGTGACCTGTATATGCTTTGTCATGAGGGGTCTCTTTAAAAACAGTATATGAAAGCAGATGTCATCCATTTAGAATCCACGTGTTGTAACTATTCAGTTTTCAACCAGTTTAACTTGTGGTAGGTTAGAAATGTTGTCACAGCGCAGAGAATGTGCGTCTATTGTGACATATTTTCCCATAGCAACAAGGTCAAGTGTCCTAACAAACTCGATTTAGGGGGCGCATTCCTCCATCGAGATTTATCAGCCTACCGACGAGAGGACACAATGGAGTTAAGTACACGAAAGTGAAGAGTAGTGGACAGAACTTAGGCTCTTATGAAGCCTCTGGTTTCTGTTAATTGCAGATTCTGTATTTTCCATAACTGTGTCAACTCACGCCATGACCGGCGTTCTGCTCTCGGTGGTGTCAGAGGCTGAACGGAATGCCTTTCCATCTCTCGCCAAGCTTTCTGAGAACGGTAAAGTCTATTTCTCTAATTTTCAGAGCTTTCTCGTATTTAGTTGTAACGAAATATCAGCGAGTAGAGCGAGTATATGTTACGGTGAAAATTGAGAGAATTCTTATTCTGTAATCAAACGCAGAAAGTGACAAAAGTGAAAATGTGCTATATTCTTTAACGCACTCGAATTTGCTTTACTTTTTCGCAGATGTGGATAGCATTTGGTTAAATGTGTCGTCTTTTATTGAGCGACAGATGTCCGTGCAAAAGGTGAGACCAAAT encodes:
- the eed gene encoding polycomb protein eed isoform X1; the protein is MRGKMSESHVEAGNEMPAKKQKLSSDENSNPDLSGDENDDAVSIESGTNAERPDTPTNTANVPGRKSWGKGKWKSKKCKYSFKCVNSLREDHGQPLFGVQFNWHSKEGDPLVFATVGSNRVTLYECHSQGEIRLLQSYVDADADENFYTCAWTFDTSTSHPLLAVAGSRGIIRIINHITMQCIKHYVGHGNAINELKFHPRDPNLLLSVSKDHALRLWNIQTDTLVAIFGGVEGHRDEVLSADFDLLGEKIMSCGMDHSLKLWRINSERMQKAIRASYEYNPSKTNRAFVSQKIHFPDFSTRDIHRNYVDCVRWLGDLILSKSCENAIVCWKPGKMEDDIDHIKPNESNVTILGRFDYSQCDIWYMRFSMDFWQKMLALGNQVGKLYVWDLEVEDPHKAKCTTLTVPKCTSAIRQTSFSRDSSILIAVCDDASIWRWDRLR
- the eed gene encoding polycomb protein eed isoform X2, translated to MSESHVEAGNEMPAKKQKLSSDENSNPDLSGDENDDAVSIESGTNAERPDTPTNTANVPGRKSWGKGKWKSKKCKYSFKCVNSLREDHGQPLFGVQFNWHSKEGDPLVFATVGSNRVTLYECHSQGEIRLLQSYVDADADENFYTCAWTFDTSTSHPLLAVAGSRGIIRIINHITMQCIKHYVGHGNAINELKFHPRDPNLLLSVSKDHALRLWNIQTDTLVAIFGGVEGHRDEVLSASCENAIVCWKPGKMEDDIDHIKPNESNVTILGRFDYSQCDIWYMRFSMDFWQKMLALGNQVGKLYVWDLEVEDPHKAKCTTLTVPKCTSAIRQTSFSRDSSILIAVCDDASIWRWDRLR
- the hikeshi gene encoding protein Hikeshi isoform X1 translates to MFGCIVAGRLVQTDAQQVANDKFVFNLPDYENVNHVVVFMLGTVPFPAGMGGAVYFSFPDPNVGQVWQLLGFITNEKPSAIFKISGLKAGEGGAHPFGMMAAPQAPSVAQVGVSVESLDQLAQQTPVSSAAVSTMDSFTQFTQKMLESLYNFTSSFALSQAQMTPNPSEMFVPASSILKWYENFQRRMAQNPNFWKT
- the hikeshi gene encoding protein Hikeshi isoform X2, producing MFGCIVAGRLVQTDAQQVANDKFVFNLPDYENVNHVVVFMLGTVPFPAGMGGAVYFSFPDPNVGQVWQLLGFITNEKPSAIFKISGLKAGEGGAHPFGMMAAPQAPSVAQVGVSVESLDQLAQQTPVSSAAVSTMDSFTQAQMTPNPSEMFVPASSILKWYENFQRRMAQNPNFWKT